From Spea bombifrons isolate aSpeBom1 chromosome 6, aSpeBom1.2.pri, whole genome shotgun sequence, a single genomic window includes:
- the TM2D1 gene encoding TM2 domain-containing protein 1 — protein MAPSRTVSFLLPAVVWVCCYLVVADDGVMKLASLCALINRVFISYSPTLVRLILLCASQNPHNLSLIPCTYICTNPEINPVTQEPVRCSNSTAYAPCFPAPAISCKDYAGNVSNFTGKEIGFFKPFPCRNVNGYSYKVAVALSLFLGWLGADRFYLGYPALGMLKFCTVGFCGIGSLLDFILISMQIVGPSDGSSYIIDYYGARLVRLGINNETFRKTQLYP, from the exons ATGGCGCCTTCCAGGACGGTATCGTTCTTGTTACCGGCAGTGGTCTGGGTTTGTTGTTACCTTGTGGTCGCTGACGATGGGGTAATGAAAT TAGCGTCGCTGTGTGCCTTGATTAACCGTGTTTTTATATCGTACAGTCCTACACTTGTTCGTCTAATATTATTGTGTGCCTCACAAAACCCTCACAATTTATCCTTAATTCCTTGTACATATATTTGCACCAATCCTGAAATTAATCCCGTTACTCAAGAACCGGTCCGATGTTCAAATTCTACAGCTTATG caCCTTGTTTTCCGGCACCTGCCATCTCATGTAAAGATTATGCCGGGAACGTGTCAAACTTCACAGGAAAAGAAATCGGATTCTTTAAGCCCTTCCCCTGCCGCAATGT AAATGGTTACTCTTACAAAGTAGCCGTGGCCTTATCCTTATTCCTTGGGTGGCTGGGAGCCGATAGGTTTTACCTAGGATACCCAGCGCTTG GAATGCTGAAATTTTGCACGGTGGGTTTCTGTGGGATTGGAAGCCTGCTTGACTTTATTCTTATCTCCATGCAG ATCGTCGGACCCTCTGATGGATCGAGTTATATCATCGATTACTACGGAGCGAGGCTGGTCCGTCTTGGCATAAACAACGAGACCTTTCGAAAAACCCAGCTGTACCCGTAA